DNA from Oncorhynchus masou masou isolate Uvic2021 chromosome 5, UVic_Omas_1.1, whole genome shotgun sequence:
cacaccagacagtaacagtagatcacacaccagacagtaacagtAGATCACACACCAGACAGTAACGGTAGATCACACACCAGACAGTAACGGTAGATCACACACCAGACAGTAACGGTAgatcacacaccagacagagcCTACCGCCGCAGAGTTTACCATGAATGTGATCTCCGTCTGGGCAATTGCCATTAAAATGTGCATCGTCAAAAGTGCATTGAGCTTGTCAACGATACGCTTTTGATTGAATCCCGGCCTCCATTTTGAATGTATGCACTCCCTGTACTGTAAGTCACGTTGAATTAAAGCCTAGGCTAAATGGTATACACATACGGTTCGTTATGATCAGGTAGGGCTGCAGAACCTTAACCAAGCATTCCAGGAGCGCACCAAGGAAGCCAGGAAGCTTCTGGCACAGGTGGAGGAGCTGCAGTCCATGGACTGTCGTTTTGAGCTGGCCCAGATAAAGATCCAAGTGGGAGACAGTCAGATCAAGATGACCAAGATGGAGGATGAGCTTTCGTCAGTCAAGGAGCAGAACAATATTCTACTGTTCCAGATCCAACAGATGCAGGAGACCCCGAAACATCCACAGCCGAAACAGCAGATAGTGGTCGTTGCTCCCTCAAAATACGTACAGGGAGCGCCAGTTCTCAACAATCAGCTGGTTCCGCAACCAACTCCCAAGCTTAAGTACTCCAAACGGAGGCCGAAACCAAAGCCGGAGCCAGGCCAGCCTGTTGGCGAAGAAGTGGAAGAAGTGGAGTCTCTGGAAGACATCTCAGTGGATCCAGAAGACATCATCGAGCAGGTGGAGAGGAAGAGCATGGATCTTCTGGAGGCCATCCAGAAGTCCGAACAGTGTGTGGTGTCAATTTCTGGTGACAAGGACAAGGGGAAAGATGGTGAGCTGCTAGAAGGGATGGATGTCGCCAGCAGAAAAACCAAGGCAGCTGATATCATGAAGCTGTACTGCGATCTACAGAGGTCCATCAGAGACTCTTTTAATGACATGATCACGCAGCTACAGGTAGGAGCACATCAGCATATTGTAGCAAATCACCTTAGCCATAACGACAAGAGATCTAAATATCTTgatgaggtcactaggtgttgGGTGAAGTTTCTTGCATCATACTAGCCGATCATTCTGCCTTTATTTGATTCTTACTGCAGTTTAGAGGCCTTTGTCCCACTGACATTCTCTCACTTGTGGTGATTCCCCTCCAGGGGAAGTTTGACGATGACATCATAGACGTGCCGCTCATGGACAACGACAGCAAACTGGACGAATCAGCGTTCTGGGACTCAACCCAGAGAACCCCAGGAGACACGCTGAAGGAGATCAGCAATGAGATACAGAACCAGGACCGCACGGTGAAGGATGTGGGAGCAAACAAACAAGCGCTCTTTGACTTGGAAGGTgaatggatagatagatggatgaattaatgaatTAATTAATATATTGCCTCAGCCATTGGAGTTCAACAATACATACATTACAAATCATCAAGAATTAATAACACAATGAATTCTAACAACTTACATGGAAATAAGTTGTTGGAATCGATTGTGTTTTTAATTCTTGATGATTGTTCATGTATGTATTGTTGTACTCCAATGGTGGTCCACGTTAGGTAAGAAGACTTTGTCAAACCTCAAGGGAAAGAGTCGTCACCACTCCCTGAACATGGACCAGTTCAAGACCCTCAACGAGATGGGCAAGAGCCAGGTCTTTATTTATTCTTCATTCCAAATGGCACaatgttccctatatagttcaccaCATTTGACCAGCGCCCTGTGTGACTACATAGggaactagtgcactatatagggaatagggtgccatttcgaaAGCACTCTCCGTAACTATAGCACTTTACTGAAATCACTTTATATaagcatgtacagttgaagtctgaggtttacatacacttaggttggagtcattaaaactcgtttttcaaccactccacaaatttcttgcaaacaaactatagttttggcaaattggttaggacatctactttgtgcatgacacaagtcattttttccaaaaattgttcacagacaaattatttcacttataattcactgtatcacaattctagtgggtcagaagtttacatacactaagttgactatgcctttaaacagcttggaaaattccagaaaataatgtcatggctttagaagcttctgataggctaattgacattatttcagtcaattggaggtgtacctgtggatgtatttcaaggccaaccttcaaactctgcttgacatcatgggaaaatcaaaagaaatcattcAAGACCTCAGAcatagaattgtagacctccacaagtctggttcatccttgggtgcaaTTGCCAAACgtttgaaggtaccacgttcatctgtacaaacaatagtatgcaagtataaacaccatgggaccacgcagccgtcataccgctcaggaaggagacgcgttctgtcccctagagatgaaggtactttggtgcgaaaagtgcaaatcaatcccagaataacagcaaaggaccttgtcttgatgctggaggaacaggtacaaaagtatctacagtgccttgcgaaagtattcggcccccttgaactttgcgactttttgccacatttcaggcttcaaacataaagatataaaactgcatttttttgtgaagaatcaacaacaagtgggacacaatcatgaagtggaacgaaatttattggatatttcaaacttttttaacaaatcaaaaactgaaaaattgggcgtgcaaaattattcagcccctttactttcagtgcagcaaactctctccagaagttcagtgaggatctctgaatgatccaatgttgacctaaatgactaatgatgataaatacaatccacctgtgtgtaatgaagtctccgtataaatgcacctgcactgtgatagtctcagaggtccgttaaaagcgcagagagcatcatgaagaacaaggaacacaccaggcaggtccgagatactgttgtgaagaagtttaaagccggatttggatacaaaaagatttcccaagctttaaacatcccaaggagcactgtgcaagcgataatattgaaatggaaggagtatcagaccactgcaaatctaccaagacctggccgtccctctaaactttcagctcatacaaggagaagactgatcagagatgcagccaagaggcccatgatcactctggatgaactgcagagatctacagctgaggtgggagactctgtccatagtacaacaatcagtcgtatattgcacaaatctggcctttatggaagagtggcaagaagaaagcaatttcttaaagatatccataaaaagtgttgtttaaagtttgccacaagccacctgggagacacaccaaacatgtggaagaaggtgctctggtcagatgaaaccaaaattgaactttttggcaacaatgcaaaacgttatgtttggcgtaaaagcaacacatctcatcaccctgaagacaccatacccactgccaaacatggtggtgggcctgcttttcttcagcagggacagggaagatggttaaaattgatgggaagatggatggagccaaatacaggaccattctgtaaGAAAACCTGATgtagtctgcaaaagacctgagactgggacggagatttgtcttccaacaagacaatgatccaaaacataaagcaaattctacaatggaatggttcaaaaataaacatatccaagtgttagaatggccaagtcaaagtccagacctgaatccaatcgagaatctgtggaaagaactgaaaactgctgttcacaaatgctttccatccaacctcactgagctcgagctgttttgcaaggaggaatgggaaaaaatgtcagtctctcgatgtgcaaaactgatagagacataccccaagcgacttacagctgtaatcgcagcaaaaggtggcgctgaataattttgcacgcccaatttttcagtttttgatttgttaaaaaagtttgaaatatccaatcaatgtcgttccacttcatgattgtgtcccacttgtggttgattcttcacaaaaaaaaatacagttttatatctttatgtttgaagcctgaaatgtggcaaaaggtcgcaaagttcaagggggccgaatactttcgcaaggcactgtatatccataaTAAAACAAGTcattatcgacataacctgaaaggccgctcagcaaggaagaagccactgctctaaaaccgtcataaaaacagacagcggtttgcaactgcacatcaggacaaagactgtacttttttggagaaatgtcctctggtcgatgaaacaaaaatataactgtttggcaataatgaccatcgttatgtttggaggaaaaatgggggggcttgcaagctgaagaacaccatcccaaccgtgaagcacgggagtggcagcatcatgttgtggggtgctttgctgcaggagggactggtgcacctcacaaaatagatggcatcatgagggagggaaattatgtggatatattgaagcaacatctcaagacatcagtcaggaagttaaagcttgttcgcaaatggaccttccaaatggacaatgaccccaagcacacttccaaagttgtggcaaaatggtttaaggacaacaaagtcaaggtattggagtggccatcacaaaaccctgacctcaatcccatagaaaatgtgtgggcagcaCTGAAAACGCGTGTGggatcaaggaggcctacaaacctgactcagttacaccagctctgtcaggagaaataggccaaaattcacccaacttattgtgggaagcttgtggaaggctacccgaaacgtttgacccaagttaaacaatttgaaggtaatgctaccaaatactaattgagtgtatgtaaacttctgacccactgggaatgtgatgaaagaaataaaaaatgaaagaaattattctctctactattattctgatatttcacattcttaaaataaagtggtgatcctaactgaccaaaaacAGGAAATtcttacaaggattaaatgtcaggaattgtgagaaactgagttgaaatgaatttgactaaggtgtatgtaaacttccgacttcaactgtaggtttaTTCCTCGTTCTTTTAGCCTAAGTAGCCTATAGTTGTGGTCTGTATTTACACTGCCTTGTCTTGTGTATGTTTTTATTGTTTGGTTGTTTGTTGTAAATAAACATCTCTTCAGGTGGCAGAGAAGCAGAGGAGACCCAGAAGATGTTCTATCCTCGTGCAGAAGACCCAGAAAGGCATCCCCGTGAAGATGGCCGAGTCCAGGTCATGGACAGACCATGTGGAACGCTACAGCTCAGACATGACGTTGGAGGCAGACACGTTGATGAAGACTCGCATGGTTGGAGTGAAATACATCTTCCATGTGGAATCCCAGAGGTAATGTCTGCATCGCAAAGGGCAACctttctattccctatatagggcattacccatagggccctggtcagaagtagtgcactatagagggaatagtgtGTGAGGCACATTGTGGACGAAGGAGTCCCAGGGGTCTGTATGGTTTTACTCAGATCAAGGTTCAAGAGGGGATCATGTAAGGACGGTTGATCAATGGTGAGTATAATGTCAAGGTGGTTCATCTAGTTAAACTTGTTGCTTGACTTAATGCTTTTGGAGCTGCGAGACTTTTTACTTCGCATCTCTAGGTTCCTTCCTAGGTTCCTtcttaggtttcttcctaggtttcttcctaggtttcttcctaggtttcttcctaggttccttccTAGGTTCCTTCCTAGGTTCCTTCCTAGGTTCCTTCCTAGGTTCATTCTTAGGTTCCTTCCTAGGTTCCTTCCATCTAGGGAGTTCTTCCTGGCTACTGTGCTTCTGCTTCTGTCTCTACTTGTTCTAGGGTTTACCGGTGTTTAGGCCGGTAaactgtacagcactttgtgacaactgctgatgtaaaaaaatgatttataaaataaatgatggatggattgattgattgattgactaatGGATGGATTGATTGAAGGGTTCACTTTCTACAGGTCCAACTTGAAGCTGCTCCACCAGGCTGTGGTGAACAGGCATATCTCCCCACAGCTCTACCGCATGCTGAAGGACATAATCATCCAGACACTGAGCAGTGTGGGGAACAGACTACTCTGTCTTATCAGGAGGTTCATAAAGCACAAAGCTCTGCAGCACGTCAGGTACtataggctggctggctggctggctggctggagggctggctggctggctggctggagggctggctggctggctggctggctggagggctggagggctggctgggtggggggctggctgggtgggtaggtagcTGGGTGGATTCATGGATGATGGATGGGTGGCTAGTCGGTTGGCTGGCTggagggctggctggctggctggagggctggctggctggctggctggctggctggagggctggctgggtgggtaggtagcTGGGTGGATTCATGGATGATGGATGGGTGGCTAGTcagttggttggctggctggctggttggttgtctGGCTGGattgatggatgatggatgggtgGCTAGTcagttggttggttggctggttggttggttgtctggctgggtgggtggattgatggatgatggatgggtgGCTAGtcggttggctggctggttgtctggctggattgatggatgatggatgggtggttggttggttggttgattggctggctggttggttgtctggctggatggattgatggatgatggatgggtgGCTAgtcggttggttggttggctggctggctggctggctggttggttgtctggctggatggattgatggatgatggatgggtgGCTAgtcggttggttggttggctggttggttggttgtctggctgggtgggtggattgatggatgatggatgggtgGCTAGtcggttggttggctggctggctggctggctggctggttgtctggctggattgatggatgatggatgggtgGCTAgtcggttggttggttgattggctggctggttggttgtctggctggatggattgatggatgatggatgggtgGCTAGTCGGTTGGTTGGTTgtctggctggatggatggattgatggatgatggatgggtgGCTAgtcggttggttggttggttggctggctggttggttgtctggctggatggattgatggatgatggatgggtgGCTAGTCGGTTGGTTGGTTGTTTGGttgtctggttggctggctggttggttgtctGGCTGGGTGGATTCATGGATGATGGATGGGTGGCTAGTcagttggttggctggctggctggttggttgtctGGCTGGattgatggatgatggatgggtgGCTAgtcggttggttggttggctggttggttggttgtctggctgggtgggtggattgatggatgatggatgggtgGCTAGtcggttggctggctggttgtctggctggattgatggatgatggatgggtggttggttggttggttgattggctggctggttggttgtctggctggatggattgatggatgatggatgggtgGCTAgtcggttggttggttggctggttggttggttgtctggctgggtgggtggattgatggatgatggatgggtgGCTAGtcggttggttggctggctggctggctggttgtctggctggattgatggatgatggatgggtgGCTAgtcggttggttggttgattggctggctggttggttgtctggctggatggattgatggattgatggatgatggatgggtgGCTAGTCGGTTGGTTGGTTgtctggctggatggatggattgatggatgatggatgggtgGCTAgtcggttggttggttggttggctggctggctggctggttggttgtctggctggatggattgatggatgatggatgggtgGCTAGTCGGTTGGTTGGTTGTTTGGttgtctggttggctggctggttggttgtctggttgtctagTCGGTTGACTGGTTTGCTGGCTGATTTAGCACCTGTCTGGCTTTAACATAGTTTGGTCCCAAAATGGCCTCTAGGTAGTTGTAgggcagtggaggctcctcagaggaggaaggggaggaccatcctcagtgattaaatttttttttaaatagtaaaacatttaaaaatgtatactTTTTAGATAGAACGTaactaaatataatcacgtcaacaaataattgattaaaacacactattttgcaacGAAGGACTACaatagcctcaacagcactctgtagggtagcaccatggtggaGCCGGAGGACAgttagcttctgtcctcctctgggtacattgacttcagtaAAAAACagaggaggctcatggttctcaccaccTTCCATAGATTTacataggttggaggatgtccccCGGACGTTGTCATAATTACTATCAGAGCTCTtgtagcatgaactgacatgtcttCCACCATATCAAacgatcagagaatgaatctagtactgaaagcataagctacagctagctagcactgcagtgcataacatgtggtgagtagttgactcaaagagagagaaagacaatagttgaacagttttgaacaaattgaTTTCTTACAatatgaaggagaagcaagagagagagagataaagagagagtgtaATTTTTTCTCCAGTttcacttagctagcaaatgcagctagttagtttagcctactcaaacaccctgctcaaacagagggatgctatgctagctagctggctataacagagggatgctatgctagctagctggctataacagagggatgctatgttagctagctggctataacagagggatgctatgttagctagctggctataacagagggatgctatgttagccagctggctataacagagggatgctatgttagctagctggctatgactatccaacacaacactggaactcttccaaatcaatgtaagcttttggttttagtaatttattgccaccggggcccgccggtgtaactgcttactgactgtacactgtaacttTACTGCaagattgtagtgggtttactaacacatgagttatattagctatgttgactatgacgttactttagctaacaTGGGGACAAcggtgtaggctgtgtgtagcggttatgatatggtttgacttggaaaggttttttccgCCTAGTCACATACAGcagatgtgttgtgcattgaagtccaagAGCAAAGGGAAAAAGGTGAGAGGAGTAGAGTGCATAGATGCAAGatggaatacaacgtggctgttatgaaagtgaactgtgtttacgcgtgatcaggggtgtattcattacgacgattctgttgaaaaacatttcttaaacggaagcaaacagaatGAAACGGGGATAAATGtacttgaatttgtccaatacaaactctcatttgcaactgttggactaatgattacagcctatatcagctagatgctggcaagagtgtgcaaggtggtattgaatgtgtcactgtctgtcacctcaattTTTTTCTCTCGACCTTTTTAgccacctacgttgtaaactttcattcataagCTAGGTTGTTggaacctcatgatgggtatagggcaaGTGTTTGTATCATGTAGTAGCGatacctatcactgttacattgaactgggtgaaaggaaggtgaatgacagtcatccaatatgctgtaatagaaataaggccatgctcacgaaaacaaaaaaaatatgttGCTGTAGTGAACTATGATACTTGTTTGAAATTGGTCAAATCTAAACGCTAACTACAAATTATTTTTATTACAAAACAGAAACAATCTGAATGCTAGACTGCTCTTGGCGCGTGACATGAGCGATGGACAGGCGGCCAAGGACTTGTACGAGTCCCTACAAAGACTGGACGTGCACCAATCTACTATGACGAGGCATTGGTTTCAGAAGCAAACTTCCATTGAACTGACACGGACCAGATGCCTGGCGCACATGCTCTACCTCTTCAGTCAGGTGAGGAGGAGTCAATGTGGTTGAGGGGTAGACGTGAATGCAGAAATATAAATAGGAACTTTTAGGAGGGaattattttttgtttttgatACCTCAGAACCAGGATTCTATTCCAAGGTCAAGATTTTTAAATATCTAGTTTTTATATACTCTACTATTTTCTaatctactctacactacactactttacaatactatactactctactctatactactatCTTCTActtctactctacactactatattctactctactacaatactctactcttttctactctacactactatactctactctacactactacaatactatactctactctactccatcctacacacctctactctacactactacaaTACTCTACTCTATCCTACACTACTATACTCTACactactactctacactactcttctttactctacactactatactctactctacactactatacactactttgCTCAaatctactctacactactatactctacactacactactctaccctactctactctacaccactatactgtactctactatactctaccatactctactatactctacactacactactctactctacaccactatactgtactctacactactctactatactctactttactctacactactctactctacactactatactgcactctactctactctactctacactgctattctgtactctactctactctactgtacacaacactactctacactactctactctactctactctgtcctaCTTTACTCTACCCTATCTCAACAGCTGAGAGTGGACTACAACTTGCATCTGGCCGCTCCGGTCCCATGCAACACCAGCCAGGAGCTGCCCCATCCCATCATGACGGTGGTGCCTACCAAACTACAGTGGTCTCTGAGGCCCAGTCCCAGCTCCAATCTTCCATCATCCCTGTCACTGGAACGTCTAGCCCCATCTTCACTCCAAACCCCACCATCCACACACCTATACCCACCTACACACCTCGCTACGCCTGCACAACCACACCCGTCGTCATTGGCACACCATCCCCCATCTTCCCAGGTGCACTTACCCCCACCTTTACCTGAGACATACCCATGGAGCGGTGTTCACAGGTAGGCTACACgcaaacacaacacaccacatcaTTTAGCTCAGTGGTTTGTTTACTTTTTGTTTTATCTCGAAGTAAGTTGAACTTTTCAATCTCTAGATAGAACCCTCTGATAATAATTTCTCCCAATATCAGGGACATCAACTactaacacacctaaccctgtatCCCCCAACCACATCAACTactaacacacctaaccctgtatCCCCCAACCACATCAACTactaacacacctaaccctgtatCCCCCCAACTACATCAACTACTAACACACCTAACTCTGTATCCCCCAACTACATCAACTACTAACTCACCTAACCCTGTATCCCCCAACCACATCAACTactaacacacctaaccctgtatCCCCCAACCACATCAACTactaacacacctaaccctgtatCCCCCAACCACATCAACTactaacacacctaaccctgtatCCCCCCAACTACATCAACTACTAACACACCTAACTCTGTATCCCCCAACTACATCAACTACTAACTCACCTAACCCTGTATCCCCCCACATCAACTACTATCTCACCTAACCCTGTATCCCCCCAACTACATCAACTACTATCTCACCTAACCCTGTATCCCCCAACCACATCAACTACTATCTCACCTAACCCTGTATCCCCCAACCACATCAACTACTAACACACCTAACTCTGTATCCCCCAACTACATCAACTACTAACTCACCTAACCCTGTATCCCCCAACCACATCAACTACTATCTCACCTAACCCTGTATCCCCCCAACTACATCAACTACTATCTCACCTAACCCTGTATCCCCCAACCACATCAACTACTATCTCACCTAACCCTGTATCCCCCAACCACATCAACTactaacacacctaaccctgtatCCCCCAACCACATCAACTACTAACACACCTAACCCTATATCCCCCAACCACATCAACTactaacacacctaaccctgtatCCCCCAACCACATCAACTACTAACTcacctaaccctgtatcctcCAACCACATCAACTACTAACACACCCTGTATCCCCCAACTACATCAACTactaacacacctaaccctgtatCCCCCAACTACATCAACTactaacacacctaaccctgtatCCCCCAACTACATCAACTACTAACACACCCTGTATCCCCCAACTACATCAACTactaacacacctaaccctgtatCCCCCAACTACATCAACTACTAACACACCCTGTATCCCCCAACTACATCAACTACTAACACACCTAATCCTGTATCCTCCAACCACATCAACTactaacacacctaaccctgtatCCCCCAACCACATCAACTACTAACACACCTAGCCCTGTATCCCCCAACCACATCAACTACTAACACACCTAGCCCTGTATCCCCCAACTACATCAACTACTAACACACTTAACCCAATATCCCCCAACTACATCAACTACTAACACACCTTGTATCCCCCAAC
Protein-coding regions in this window:
- the LOC135528095 gene encoding uncharacterized protein LOC135528095, with translation MSDGQAAKDLYESLQRLDVHQSTMTRHWFQKQTSIELTRTRCLAHMLYLFSQLRVDYNLHLAAPVPCNTSQELPHPIMTVVPTKLQWSLRPSPSSNLPSSLSLERLAPSSLQTPPSTHLYPPTHLATPAQPHPSSLAHHPPSSQVHLPPPLPETYPWSGVHSEKDQGKMKTLWQADKTMRCMWLARKIPAGTSNIRCIPRLLEMDVNRGRVNAMRTLHAR